GGGGTCCGGCGTCCTCGTGGACGAGCCGGCGGGCGAAGTCGTCCTCGACGACGAAGGCGCCGGCGGCGCGGGCGATGCGGACGACCTCGCGGCGGCGGTCCGGCGGGAGGAGGGCGCCGGTGGGGTTCTGGAAGAGCGGCTGGCAGACCAGGACCCGGGCGCCGGTGGCGCGGAAGGCGGCTTCGAGGAGGTCGGGGCGGACGCCGTCGGCGTCGGTGGGGACGGGCACCGGGCGCAGTCCGGAGGCGCGGGCGACGGCGAGCATGCCGGGGTACGTGGGCGACTCGACGAGCACGGGCGTGCCGGGCGCGGTGAGCGCGCGCAGGGCGGTGGTGAGGGCGGACTGACCGCCGGCGGTGATGAGGATCTCGGCACCGGTGACGCCGCCGCCGATCTCGCGGGCGAACCACTCGCGGAGGTCGGTGAGCCCGTCCGTGGGCGGACGGCCCCAGGCGCCGGGGCGGCGGCCGGCCCGGGCGAGGGCGGCGGAGAGGGCGCGCTCGGGCTGGAGGGAGGGGTGGAGGTAGCCGCCGTTGAACTCGATGACGCCGGGCGGGGGCGCGGCGAGGGTGACGAGGACGCCGGAGGCGTCGACGGCGCGGGGGACGAGTTCGGAGGCGGCGTCGGCGCTGAGGGCCAGCTCCTGCCAGGAGGTGTCGCCGGCGGTGGCGGGGGCGCGGGTCTCGGCCCGGAAGGCGCCGGCGCCGGGGCGGGTGACGACCAGCCCCTCGGCGGCGAGCTGGGCGAGGGCGCGGCTGACGGTCACCGGGGAGACCCGGTAGCGCTCGACCAGGGCCCGACTCGACGGCAGCTTTCCACCAGGAGAGTAGCGGTCGAGCTCCGCCTTCAGGGATTTCGCCAGTTCGGCCACACTGCTACGCTCATGCATGAGAGCACAGAATAGCGCTACTGCCCCGATGACGATAGCGGTCGACACGACGACCGGAAGCGCTCCGGCGACGGCGCCGCCCGCCGGGACCGCCCCGCTCCAGGGCACCCTGCTCGCCCTGCTCGGCGTGGTCTCCTTCTCGCTGACCTTCCCGTCGACGGTGTGGGGCCTGGAGAGCTTCGGCCCGTGGTCGCTGGTGGCCGTCCGCTCCACGCTCGCCGCGCTGATCGCCGGGGCCTTCCTGCTCGTCGGCCGCGTACCGCTGCCGGAGCGCCGGCACTGGGCCGGGCTCGCGGTGGTCGCCGGCGGCGTGGTCGTCGGCTTCCCGCTGCTCACCACGCTCGCCCTCCAGACCTCGACGACCTCGCACGCCGCCGTCGTGGTCGGCCTGCTGCCGCTCACCACCGCCGCCTTCGCCGCCGTCCGGACCGGCCGCCGCCCGTCCCGCACCTTCTGGCTCGCGGCCGTCTCCGGCGCCGCCGTCGTGATCGCCTTCACCGTCCAGCAGAGCGGCGGCGCGCTCTCCGCGGGCGACCTCTACCTCTTCGGCGCGCTGCTGGTCTGCGCCGCCGGCTACACCGAGGGCGGTCGGCTCGCGCGGCTGATGCCGGGCTGGCAGGTGATCGGCTGGGCGCTGGTGCTCTGTCTGCCGCTGATGGCCCCCGCCTCGGCGGTGGCGCTCGCCCTGGAGCCGGTGCACCTCACCGCCCACGGCGTGATCGGCCTGGTCTGGGTGGCCGCCGGCTCCACCTTCTTCGGCCTGTACGTCTGGTACCGGGGCATGGCCGCGATCGGCATCCCGCGCGCCAGCCAGCTCCAGCTCGCCCAGCCGCTGCTCACCCTGTTCTGGTCGGTCTTCCTGCTCGGCGAGACCCTGCCGCTGGCCGCCCCGGTCGCGGCGGCCGGCGTGCTGGTCTGCATCGCGGTGACCCAGCGCGCGAAGAGCTGACCCGGAGGCGGCGCCCCGCCGTGACCTGCGTCACAATGGCAGGGCAGGGGTCGTTTCGCGCGCGAGGAGGTCCGTGATGCAGGCGAATGTGGGCGACAAACTGCTGGTGCACGGCCGGACCGTAGGTCAGCACGACCGTACGGCCCAGGTCCTCGAGGTGCGGGGGGAGAACGGCGCTCCCCCGTACAAGGTGAAGTTCGACGACGACGGTCACGAGGCCCTGATGTCGCCGGGCCCCGACACCGTCGTCCGCCACCCCGGACAGCAGCGCTAGGCGGTCCGGGGAGCCCGGGCCCGGGTCGGGTAGTGGTCGGCCACGGCGGTGGCGAGAGCGCCGTTGCGGTCCTCCGTGACCTCCTTCGCCGCGAAGAAGCAGTGCCCGCCGACGCCCGGCCGTTCCGCGGCCAGCGCGAGGTGCCGTGACAGCTCCTTCGGGTCCTGCCACGCCTCGGGCTGGCCCGGGTCGCCGGCCTTGTAGAGCGCCTCGCCGATGTAGAGCCCGACGCCCGTCCCCCGTACCGCCGCGTGCCACCAGTCGAGCAGCGTGGCGTAGTCGGTGGAGGGGTGGCCGAGGTGCCAGTACAGCTGCGGCACCACGTGGTCGATCCAGCCCTCCCTGACCCACTTGCGGGTGTCCGCGTACAGGTCGTCGTAGGTGGCCACCCCGGCGCGGGTGTCCGAGCCCTCGGGGTCGTCGGCGATGTTCCGCCACACCCCGAAGGGGCTGATCCCGAAGGCCGTCCCCGGCCTGACCTCCTTGATCCGGGCGGACATCTCCGAGACCAGCAGGTCGGTGTTGTGCCGCCGCCAGTCCGCGCGGTCCGGGAAGCCCGCGCCGTGCCGGGCGTACGTCTCGTCGTCCGCGAAGCCCTCCCCCGCCACCGGGTACGGGTAGAAGTAGTCGTCCCAGTGGACGGCGTCCAGCGCGTAGCGGCGCACCGCGTCGAGCATGGCGTCCTGGACGAAGCGGCGGACCTCGGGCAGCCCGGGGTCGTAGTACAGCTTCCCGCCGTACGGCACGGCCCAGTCGGGGTGGAGCCGGGCCGGGTGGGAGGCGGCGAGCCGGGACGGGTCCGTGTGGTTCGCCACCCGGTACGGGTTGAACCAGGCGTGCAGCTCCAGACCGCGCGCGTGCGCCTCCGTGACGGCCGTGCCCAGCGGGTCCCAGCCGGGGTCGCGTCCCTGGGTGCCGGTGAGGCACTGCGCCCAGGGTTCGTGAGGCGAAGGCCACAGTGCGTCGGCGGTGGGCCGGACCTGGAGGACGACCGCGTTGAGCCGCCGCTCCACCGCCTTGTCCAGGTGGGCGAGGAGCTCGGCCTTCTGCTCGGCGGCGGTCAGACCGGCGCGCGACGGCCAGTCCCGGTTGGCGACCGTCGCCACCCACATGCCCCGGAATCCCCCGGAACGAGCGGCCCGCGCCGAGGTCCGCCCCCCGTCCCGTTCCCGTATCGAGGGGCGTCGGGCGGAGGCACCGGAGGCGCCCGGCCCCACGACGGCGAATGCCGCTCCCGTTGCGGTCGTCACAAACCCTCTTCTCCCGATAGGCCGCACTTGTACCCCTCAGCTGTCGGATACGTCACACCCCCACGGACAGCATGCCCCCTCCTCGACCGATCGATCATCGCGCGAATCGGAGTAACGTCATGGGGTCGAGGCGTGCGCACCGGAATCACACGGGGGCCCGCCGCCAGAGAAGAGCGAAAGGCACGAGGTGACGGACTCCATGGCCGACATTGAGCGCGTCGGAGTGGTGGGCTGCGGCCAGATGGGCGCGGGCATCGCAGAGGTGTGTGCCCGGAGCGGCCTCGAGGTGAAGGTGGCCGAGACCACCGGCGAGGCCCTGGAGATCGGCCGTACCCGGCTGCTGAACTCGCTGACCAAGGCCGCCGAACGCGGCAAGATCAGCGAGGAGGAGCGGGACGCGGCGCTGGCGAACCTGAGCTTCACCACCGACCTGGGCGAGTTCGCCGACCGCGACCTCGTCATCGAGGCGGTCGTCGAGAACGAGCAGGTCAAGACCGAGATCTTCCAGGTCCTCGACCAGGTCCTGACCCGGCCGGACGCCATCCTGGCCTCGAACACCTCCTCCATCCCGCTGGTGAAGCTGGCCGTGGCGACCTCCCGCCCCGACCACGTCGTCGGCATCCACTTCTTCAACCCGGCCCCCGTGCAGAAGCTGGTCGAGCTGATCCCCGCCCTCACCACCTCCGAGGGCACCATCAGCCGGGCGCAGGCCTTCGCCGAGAAGGTGCTCGGCAAGCACGCCATCCGCGCCCAGGACCGCTCCGGCTTCATCGTGAACGCCCTGCTCGTGCCGTACCTGCTCTCGGCGATCCGGATGTTCGAGTCCGGCATCGCGAGCCGCGAGGACATCGACAACGGCATGGAGTTCGGCTGCGCCCACCCCATGGGCCCGCTGAAGCTCTCGGACCTGATCGGCCTCGACACGATCGCCTCGATCGCCGACTCGATGTACTCCGAGTTCAAGGAGCCGCTGTACGCCGCTCCCCCGCTGCTCCAGCGGATGGTGGACGCGGGCCGGCTGGGCCGCAAGACGGGCTCCGGCTTCTACGTCTACTCCTGACCCACCCCCTGACGCCCCCGGCGTCCCACGGATGTCGCTCTCCGCGACCGGAACGGCCCGTACCCCCGCACAGGTACGGGCCGTTCGCCTTTCCCCGCCGTCAGGCGGACGTCAGCCGAGCCGCAGATGGCGGAGCATCAGCAGCCCCGCCGCCATGTTCGCGGCCGGGATCTCGCCGCGGGCGATCAGCTCCGGGACCTCCTTCAGCGGCACCCAGGCGCGCCGCGAGGACTCGAAGCCGTCGGCCGGCGGGCCGGTCCAGCCGGCCCTGTCCGTCCAGTAGAGGTGGTGCCGGGCGTCGCTGAGCCCGTTGGAGGGCTCGACGGTGAGGAGGTGGCGCAGCGGCCCCGGCCGCCAGCCGGTCTCCTCCTCCATCTCGCGGGCGGCGGCGGCCTCGGGGGTCTCGCCGTCCTCGACGACGCCGGCGGCCAGCTCCCACCCCCAGCTGTCGGTGATGAAGCGGTGGCGCCAGAGCATGAGGACCTCGTCGGCGTCGTTGACGACGGTCGCGGCGGCGACGGGGCGGAGTCGGATCAGATAGTGGTCGAGGTGGCGGCCGTCCGGGAGTTCGACGTCCGCGAGGTTCACTCGGAACCAACGGTTTTCATAGACGGAGCGTTCACTCAGTTTCGTCCACTGCACGTTCTTGCCACCTTCCGACTGGTAGGCGCGTGTTCGGTGGCAATATCGCATCAGTTCGACGGTCAGAGGGGAACGCGCAACGCCCCGTCGATCAGCTCCGCCGCCTCCCGCGCGTCCCCCGCGTCGCTGGCCAGCAGGTACTCCCGGGCCTGCCGCAGCCGGTCCCGCAGCCGCCGGGACTCCATCCCGCGCGCCCGTTCGGTCATCTCGACCGCCGTCCGCGCCGCCGAGTCCGCCTCGCCCTGCCGCAGTTCGACCTGGCAGAGCAGCGCGAGCCGGTGCACCCGGCCCCGGTCGTGCGAAGGCGCCCGCGCCGCCCGCGCCGCCTGCTCGTACGCCCCCGCGAGATCACCCAGACTGAGGAGCGCCTCCGCGACCTGCACGTTGACGAGGCCGGGCTGCACGTACCCCGTCTCGGCCGGCTCCGCCGCCGGCGCGATCCGCTCCGCCGCCGCCTCGGCCCGCCGGATGCAGTCGAGCGCCGCCCGCCCGTCGCCGAGCCGGGCGTACGCCTTCGCCTGCATCGCCGTCAGATCGGCCGCCAGCGCCGGGGTGATGGTCCCGTCGGCCCCCCGCAGCGCCGCCTCCGCGAAGGCCACCGCCTGCCGGAACTCCCCGAGCAGCAACGACTGGTTGACCATCAGCGCGATCACGTACGCCCCGAACGCCCGGTCCCCGCTGGCCTTCGCGAGCCGCAGCGCCTGGTGGAAGTAGCGCTGCGCGAGACCGTGCGCGTCGCCGTCGTAGGCGCAGATCCCGGCCACCGCCACCAGTCCCCCGGTGGCCCGGTGCAGGGCGCGCCCCAGGGCGTCGCTGTAGGAGCCGCGCAACCGGGGCGCGGCCTCGGTGGTCAGGAAGCCGACGATCCTGGCCCGGGTCGCGATGCCGCCGGCCTTCCGGTACATCTGCTCGTAGTGCGCGCGGGCCGCCATGAGCAGGGCGATGTCGGCGGGCTCCACCCGGGTCAGTCCCGTCCGGGAGACGTCGGTGTCCTCCGGCGGGTTCTCCCACTCCCACACCGGCATCACCGCCGGCGTGCCGGTCACCGCCGGGGCGGAGACCAGGTACGGGCGCTGCTGCTCGTCCGAGCGCCACAGGGCGGTGGCCCGGTCGACGAAGCCGGAGAGCGGGGTGCCGGGCGCGGGCGGGCCGCCGCCGGGCACGCCGAGCCCGATGTCGTCGAGGGTGACGGGCCTGCCGAGCCGGGCCGCGAGCACCTCGCAGATCAGGTCGGGCACCTGGCCACGCGGCCGCTGGCCCTTCAACCACCGTGCCACGGCGGTGTGTTCGTAACGCAGGGCAAGGCCCCTGGCCCGTCCGGCCCGGTTCACACGGTCGGCGAGCCCGGCGTTGGAGACGCCCGCCTCGTCCAGGAGGGCGTCGAGCAGGGTGTTGGGCTGCATGGCCCCTCCGGTCGCTCGGTGAACTCAGCGTAGCGGTGGCCGAATTCGCGCGGTGCGATTTCGCACGGGGTGTGAACGAAGTACCCGTTCTTCCGGTCCGTGCGCGCTCCCGCCGGCGGAGCCGTAGCGCTTGACTGGGGTTCTCGCCAGCAGGCGAGAACGACCGGGCCGCCGGCTCCCCCTCGTACAGTGCGGTCGCCCGGTCCGCGCCGCCCGCCCCGCCAGATCTGCCCGACACTCCGTGGCGGGGCGGGCGGCGCCCGTATCCCCGGTCCCTCCGCTCAGCAGTGGGTGGAGGGAGCGGGCCGGGGACGGCGCAGCCCGGGTTCGGCGGGCTGCGCCGGTACGCGGACGCGGTCGTTGCGGACGACGAGCAGGGCCACGTCGTCGTCGAGCCGGCCGCCGGTGTGCCGCAGCAGCGCCTCGTGGGTCTGCCGGACGACGGCCCCGGGCGGCCGTCCCGCGCTCCGGGCGAGCGCCGCTTCGAGGCCGAAGAACCGGCCGCGGTCGTCCCGGGCCTCCTCCGCCCCGTCGGTGTACAGCACCAGCGTCTCGCCGGGCAGCAGGCGGGCGGCGGTGTACGGGACGAGCACGTCCGGCAGCGGCAGCACGCCGAGCGGCGGCAGCGGTTCGCCCACCGGCAGCCGCTCCACCCGGGGGCCGATCCGGTACGGGGCCGGGTGGCCGCAGTCGAGGACGGCGAGCCGCCCGTCGGGCCGGACCTCCAGGAGCAGCAGCGTCACGAACTCCTCGGCCACCGGGTGTTCGGGCTCTCCCCCGCCGCCCGCCGGATGCTCGTCCCGGGCCCGCTCCCGCAGGTGCCGCTGGAGCGCCCGCTCCAACCGCCGCAGCACCCCGCCGAGTTCGGCCTCGTCGTGGGCGGCCTCCCGGAAGCTCCCCAGGACGGCGACGACCGCGCCCAGGGCGGCCAGGCCGTGGCCCCGCACGTCCCCGACGACGATCCGCACCCCGTACGGCGTCGCCACCGCCTCGTACAGGTCGCCGCCCACCGAGGCGCCACGAGTGGCCGACAACTGCCCGGCGGCGAGGGCGAGTCCGTCGAGCCGGGCGGGCGGCGGGCGCAGCAGCACCAGCTGGGTCGCCTCGGCGACGGCCCGCACCCGGGCCAGCTCGCGCCGCAGCTGCCACCGCACCCCGAGGACCAGCCCCGTGCCGACGGTCAGGAAGACGATGCTGGTCGCGATCCGCATCGGCAGCCCGGGCTGCCGGGCCAGCGGACAGCCGAACTTCCACGCCACCGCCGCGGCGCCCCAGCCGACGGGGAGCGCGAGCGGGGCGGACCGGCGGAGCCGGGAGGCGACGGCACTCAGGGCCCTGGTACGGCGGCGGTCGTCACGGCTGGTACGGATCATGTACGGCCCTTCCCGAGCCCCGACGGCGCCCGAAGGCCCCGCGGCACACAGGTCCGCCCCTGTGGCCGCGTCGATTCTGCCGACCGCGCGGACCACGGCGGAACACCCCCCGGCGATCTCACCCGAAGGAGTGAGCGCCCCCGGCGCGCCGCCCCACGCCAGGGGCGCGCCACGCGAACGGACGACCGGCCACCGCCGGCCCGTACGGGTGCGAGGGGCCCGGGAACGGCGGAGGGCCGCCCCGGGAGGTGGTCCCGGGGCGGCCCTTCGTGGGTGCCGGTGTGGCGTCAGGCGCCGCGCAGGACGGCGCCCGTGTGCTCGGCGGCCCGGGCGACGGCGGCGTCGCGGGCGGCGGTGGCCTCCTCGACGGTGAGCGTGCGGTCCTCGGCGCGGAACTTCAGCGCGTACGCCAGGGACTTCTTGCCCTCGCCGACCTGGTCGCCGGTGTAGACGTCGAACAGGCGGATGGACTCCAGGAGCTCGCCCGCGCCCTCGGTCAGGTGCCGCTCGACCTCGGCGGACGGGACGGCCTGCTCGACGACCAGGGCCACGTCCTGGGTGGCGACCGGGAAGGCGGAGATGCGCGGGGCCTTGACAAGGCCGGTGCTCGACCGCTCCAGGACGTCCAGGTCCAGCTCCATGGCGCAGGAGCGGGCCGGCAGGCCCAGCGCCTTGACGACGCGCGGGTGGAGCTCGCCGCCGTGGCCGGCGAGGGTCTTGACCCCGTCGACCATGACGTGGAAGGCGGCGCAGCGGCCCGGGTGCCACGGGGCGTGCTGGTCGGCCTCGATCAGCAGCTCCGCGCCGGCCTCGGCGGCGACGGTGCGGGCGGCCTCGATCGCGTCGGCCCAGTCGGCCGGGCGGCCCTTGCCCCACCAGCCGGACTGCTCGCGGGCGCCGGCGAGGACGACGGCGGCGCGGCGCGGCTGCGCGGGCAGCGCGGCGTTGACGCCGGCGATCTCCTCGTCGGTGGGACGCCGGTCGACCGGCAGGCGGACGGCGACCTTCGGCTCGCCCTCCGGGCGGAAGACCAGACCGGTCTCGAAGAGGGCCAGGTCGTGGCTGCCGCGGCTGTCGTTCCGGCGCAGCGCGGCGAGCAGGCCGGGGAGCAGCGTGGTGCGGAGCGCGGGCTCCTCGTCGGAGAGCGGGTTGACGAGGGTGACGACCTCGCGGCGGGCGTCGTCCGCGTCGAGGCCGAGCTGGTCGAGCGCCTGCTGCCCCATGAAGGGGTAGTTCAGGGCCTCGACGTAGCCGGCGCCGGCGAGGGCGCGGCCGACCCGGCGGTGGACGCGCTGGCGCTCGGTGAGGCCGCGGCCGGCCGGGGGCTTCGGCAGCGTGGAGGGCAGGTTCTCGTAGCCCTCCAGCCGGATGACCTCCTCGGCGAGGTCGTTCGGCTCGTTCAGGTCGGGGCGCCACGAGGGCACGGTGACGACGAGCTCGTCCTGGCCGTAGACGTCGCAGCCGATCTCCTGGAGGCGGCGGACGACGGTCTCGCGGCCGTACGCCACACCCGCGACCTTGTCGGGGTGGTTCGCCGGCATGGAGATGGTGCGCGGGGCCGACGGGGCGGCGATCTCGGTGACGCCGGCCTCGGCGGTGCCGCCCGCGAGCAGCACCAGCAGGTCCACCGTGCGCTGCGCGGCAGCGGCGGCGGCCTGCGGGTCCACGCCGCGCTCGAAGCGCTTGGACGCCTCGGAGGACAGCTTGTGGCGGCGGGCCGTGCGGGCGATCGAGATGGCGTCGAAGTGCGCGGCCTCGATGACGACCTCGGTGGAGCCGGTGACGGCACCGGTCTCGGGGTCGGTCACCGGGTCGGCGATCTCCGTGTGGGCACCGCCCATGACGCCCGCGATGCCGATGGGGCCGCGGTTGTCGGTGATGACGAGGTCCGCGGCGTCGAGGACGCGCGCGGTGCCGTCGAGGGTGGTGATCTTCTCGCCGGCCTCGGCGCGGCGGACCCCGATGGGGCCGTCGAGCCGGGTGCGGTC
The Streptomyces roseofulvus genome window above contains:
- a CDS encoding NUDIX hydrolase; amino-acid sequence: MQWTKLSERSVYENRWFRVNLADVELPDGRHLDHYLIRLRPVAAATVVNDADEVLMLWRHRFITDSWGWELAAGVVEDGETPEAAAAREMEEETGWRPGPLRHLLTVEPSNGLSDARHHLYWTDRAGWTGPPADGFESSRRAWVPLKEVPELIARGEIPAANMAAGLLMLRHLRLG
- a CDS encoding DMT family transporter, with amino-acid sequence MRAQNSATAPMTIAVDTTTGSAPATAPPAGTAPLQGTLLALLGVVSFSLTFPSTVWGLESFGPWSLVAVRSTLAALIAGAFLLVGRVPLPERRHWAGLAVVAGGVVVGFPLLTTLALQTSTTSHAAVVVGLLPLTTAAFAAVRTGRRPSRTFWLAAVSGAAVVIAFTVQQSGGALSAGDLYLFGALLVCAAGYTEGGRLARLMPGWQVIGWALVLCLPLMAPASAVALALEPVHLTAHGVIGLVWVAAGSTFFGLYVWYRGMAAIGIPRASQLQLAQPLLTLFWSVFLLGETLPLAAPVAAAGVLVCIAVTQRAKS
- a CDS encoding PLP-dependent aminotransferase family protein gives rise to the protein MHERSSVAELAKSLKAELDRYSPGGKLPSSRALVERYRVSPVTVSRALAQLAAEGLVVTRPGAGAFRAETRAPATAGDTSWQELALSADAASELVPRAVDASGVLVTLAAPPPGVIEFNGGYLHPSLQPERALSAALARAGRRPGAWGRPPTDGLTDLREWFAREIGGGVTGAEILITAGGQSALTTALRALTAPGTPVLVESPTYPGMLAVARASGLRPVPVPTDADGVRPDLLEAAFRATGARVLVCQPLFQNPTGALLPPDRRREVVRIARAAGAFVVEDDFARRLVHEDAGPLPPPLAADDPDGVVVHVCSLTKITSASLRVGALAARGPVLERLRAIQVVDSFFVPRPLQEAALELVGSPAWPRHLRTVSQELKARRDTLTAAVALHLPELALPHVPSGGYHLWLRLPDTLAEPTFLATALRAGVTAAPGRPYFCAEPPAGHIRLSFAGVAGPTEIAEGVRRLRTAMDELLP
- the pheT gene encoding phenylalanine--tRNA ligase subunit beta, with product MRVPLSWLREYVDLPATETGRDVQAKLITAGLEVETVEQLGAGLTGPLVVGKVLTIEELTEFKKPIRFCTVDVGQANGTGEPQEIICGARNFAVGDKVVVALPGAVLPGDFRIAERKTYGKVSRGMICSSEELGMGEDPNHGIIVLPPEHEVGLDATVLLELYDEVLDIAVTPDRGYCLSMRGVAREAAIAYGLPLRDPALLDVPAPNSYGYPVQVTDPIGCDRFTARTVVGLDPEARSPIWLQRRLQKAGMRPISLAVDITNYVMLELGQPLHAYDRTRLDGPIGVRRAEAGEKITTLDGTARVLDAADLVITDNRGPIGIAGVMGGAHTEIADPVTDPETGAVTGSTEVVIEAAHFDAISIARTARRHKLSSEASKRFERGVDPQAAAAAAQRTVDLLVLLAGGTAEAGVTEIAAPSAPRTISMPANHPDKVAGVAYGRETVVRRLQEIGCDVYGQDELVVTVPSWRPDLNEPNDLAEEVIRLEGYENLPSTLPKPPAGRGLTERQRVHRRVGRALAGAGYVEALNYPFMGQQALDQLGLDADDARREVVTLVNPLSDEEPALRTTLLPGLLAALRRNDSRGSHDLALFETGLVFRPEGEPKVAVRLPVDRRPTDEEIAGVNAALPAQPRRAAVVLAGAREQSGWWGKGRPADWADAIEAARTVAAEAGAELLIEADQHAPWHPGRCAAFHVMVDGVKTLAGHGGELHPRVVKALGLPARSCAMELDLDVLERSSTGLVKAPRISAFPVATQDVALVVEQAVPSAEVERHLTEGAGELLESIRLFDVYTGDQVGEGKKSLAYALKFRAEDRTLTVEEATAARDAAVARAAEHTGAVLRGA
- a CDS encoding DUF1918 domain-containing protein, whose protein sequence is MQANVGDKLLVHGRTVGQHDRTAQVLEVRGENGAPPYKVKFDDDGHEALMSPGPDTVVRHPGQQR
- a CDS encoding glycoside hydrolase family 10 protein: MRPIGRRGFVTTATGAAFAVVGPGASGASARRPSIRERDGGRTSARAARSGGFRGMWVATVANRDWPSRAGLTAAEQKAELLAHLDKAVERRLNAVVLQVRPTADALWPSPHEPWAQCLTGTQGRDPGWDPLGTAVTEAHARGLELHAWFNPYRVANHTDPSRLAASHPARLHPDWAVPYGGKLYYDPGLPEVRRFVQDAMLDAVRRYALDAVHWDDYFYPYPVAGEGFADDETYARHGAGFPDRADWRRHNTDLLVSEMSARIKEVRPGTAFGISPFGVWRNIADDPEGSDTRAGVATYDDLYADTRKWVREGWIDHVVPQLYWHLGHPSTDYATLLDWWHAAVRGTGVGLYIGEALYKAGDPGQPEAWQDPKELSRHLALAAERPGVGGHCFFAAKEVTEDRNGALATAVADHYPTRARAPRTA
- a CDS encoding transcriptional regulator, giving the protein MQPNTLLDALLDEAGVSNAGLADRVNRAGRARGLALRYEHTAVARWLKGQRPRGQVPDLICEVLAARLGRPVTLDDIGLGVPGGGPPAPGTPLSGFVDRATALWRSDEQQRPYLVSAPAVTGTPAVMPVWEWENPPEDTDVSRTGLTRVEPADIALLMAARAHYEQMYRKAGGIATRARIVGFLTTEAAPRLRGSYSDALGRALHRATGGLVAVAGICAYDGDAHGLAQRYFHQALRLAKASGDRAFGAYVIALMVNQSLLLGEFRQAVAFAEAALRGADGTITPALAADLTAMQAKAYARLGDGRAALDCIRRAEAAAERIAPAAEPAETGYVQPGLVNVQVAEALLSLGDLAGAYEQAARAARAPSHDRGRVHRLALLCQVELRQGEADSAARTAVEMTERARGMESRRLRDRLRQAREYLLASDAGDAREAAELIDGALRVPL
- a CDS encoding PP2C family protein-serine/threonine phosphatase: MIRTSRDDRRRTRALSAVASRLRRSAPLALPVGWGAAAVAWKFGCPLARQPGLPMRIATSIVFLTVGTGLVLGVRWQLRRELARVRAVAEATQLVLLRPPPARLDGLALAAGQLSATRGASVGGDLYEAVATPYGVRIVVGDVRGHGLAALGAVVAVLGSFREAAHDEAELGGVLRRLERALQRHLRERARDEHPAGGGGEPEHPVAEEFVTLLLLEVRPDGRLAVLDCGHPAPYRIGPRVERLPVGEPLPPLGVLPLPDVLVPYTAARLLPGETLVLYTDGAEEARDDRGRFFGLEAALARSAGRPPGAVVRQTHEALLRHTGGRLDDDVALLVVRNDRVRVPAQPAEPGLRRPRPAPSTHC
- a CDS encoding 3-hydroxybutyryl-CoA dehydrogenase → MADIERVGVVGCGQMGAGIAEVCARSGLEVKVAETTGEALEIGRTRLLNSLTKAAERGKISEEERDAALANLSFTTDLGEFADRDLVIEAVVENEQVKTEIFQVLDQVLTRPDAILASNTSSIPLVKLAVATSRPDHVVGIHFFNPAPVQKLVELIPALTTSEGTISRAQAFAEKVLGKHAIRAQDRSGFIVNALLVPYLLSAIRMFESGIASREDIDNGMEFGCAHPMGPLKLSDLIGLDTIASIADSMYSEFKEPLYAAPPLLQRMVDAGRLGRKTGSGFYVYS